The following coding sequences lie in one Saimiri boliviensis isolate mSaiBol1 chromosome 6, mSaiBol1.pri, whole genome shotgun sequence genomic window:
- the RPS13 gene encoding small ribosomal subunit protein uS15 produces the protein MGRMHAPGKGLSQSALPYRRSVPTWLKLTSDDVKEQIYKLAKKGLTPSQIGVILRDSHGVAQVRFVTGNKILRILKSKGLAPDLPEDLYHLIKKAVAVRKHLERNRKDKDAKFRLILIESRIHRLARYYKTKRVLPPNWKYESSTASALVA, from the exons ATGGGTCGTATGCATGCTCCCGG GAAGGGCCTGTCCCAGTCGGCTTTGCCCTATCGCCGCAGCGTCCCCACA TGGCTGAAGTTGACATCTGACGACGTGAAGGAGCAGATTTACAAACTGGCCAAGAAAGGCCTGACTCCTTCACAAATCG GTGTGATCCTGAGAGATTCACATGGTGTTGCACAAGTACGTTTTGTGACAGGCAATAAAATCTTAAGAATTCTTAAGTCTAAGGGACTTGCTCCTGATCTCCCTGAAGATCTTTACCATTTAATTAAGAAAGCAGTCGCTGTTCGAAAGCATCTTGAGAGGAACAGAAAG GATAAGGATGCTAAATTCCGTCTGATTCTGATAGAGAGCCGGATTCATCGTTTGGCTCGGTATTATAAGACTAAGCGAGTCCTCCCTCCCAATTGGAAATA tgaatCATCTACAGCCTCTGCCCTGGTCGCATAA